One part of the Rutidosis leptorrhynchoides isolate AG116_Rl617_1_P2 chromosome 1, CSIRO_AGI_Rlap_v1, whole genome shotgun sequence genome encodes these proteins:
- the LOC139855549 gene encoding amidophosphoribosyltransferase, chloroplastic-like — MTSSAAATSTATVATLSRHCNNVTVDEPSKHPLFKPVYKPFTFTLTHKSPSSRSAKNPLNDVISSFESHLDNQNSIFQSFEPYPHDKDQNFDDKNSVFDDKPREECGVVGIYGDPEASRLCYLALHALQHRGQEGAGIVAAGDGILKSITGVGLVSEVFNQSKLDQLPGDNAIGHVRYSTAGQSMLKNVQPFVAGYKFGRVGVAHNGNLVNYQSLRAELEENGSIFGTSSDTEVVLHLIAVSKQRPFFLRIVEACEKLKGAYSMVFITEDKLVAVRDPYGFRPLVMGKRKNGAIVFASETCALDLIEADYVREVNPGEVLIVDEKDGIQSLCLVPHPEPKSCIFEHIYFSLPNSVVFGKSVYESRRKFGEILATESPVDCDVVIAVPDSGVVAAIGYANKAGVPFQQGLIRSHYVGRTFIEPSQRIRDFGVKLKLSPVRAVLEGKRIVVVDDSIVRGTTSSKIVRLLKEAGAKEVHMRIASPPIIASCYYGVDTPSPGELISNRMSVEEIRDFIGSDSLAFLEIDSLKRMLAADSPNFCYACFSGDYPVLPSGIVKKVGDFVDDGLNASIDSIDGGWLQGSKDKQETDLDVNYKEEDGKVAV, encoded by the coding sequence ATGACCTCTTCCGCCGCCGCTACGTCCACCGCCACCGTCGCCACCCTCTCCCGTCACTGTAACAACGTCACCGTCGATGAACCCTCAAAACATCCCCTTTTCAAACCCGTATATAAACCCTTCACCTTCACACTGACCCACAAAAGCCCATCATCAAGATCCGCTAAAAACCCACTTAACGACGTTATTTCGTCATTTGAATCACACCTAGATAATCAAAACTCTATTTTCCAATCATTTGAACCATACCCACATGACAAAGATCAAAACTTTGATGATAAAAATTCAGTATTTGATGATAAACCCCGTGAAGAGTGTGGTGTTGTTGGTATTTATGGTGACCCAGAAGCATCAAGGTTATGTTACTTAGCTTTACACGCACTTCAGCACCGTGGTCAAGAAGGTGCCGGAATAGTCGCCGCCGGTGATGGAATCTTGAAATCCATCACCGGAGTTGGACTTGTTTCAGAAGTTTTTAACCAATCAAAACTTGATCAACTTCCAGGTGATAACGCCATTGGACACGTCAGATACTCAACTGCTGGTCAGTCAATGTTGAAAAATGTTCAACCTTTTGTAGCTGGTTACAAGTTTGGAAGAGTGGGTGTGGCTCATAATGGTAATTTGGTAAATTATCAAAGTTTAAGGGCTGAATTGGAAGAAAATGGTTCAATATTTGGTACTAGTTCTGATACTGAAGTTGTTTTACATTTGATTGCTGTATCTAAACAAAGACCATTCTTTTTAAGAATTGTTGAAGCATGTGAAAAACTTAAAGGTGCTTATTCTATGGTGTTTATAACTGAAGATAAATTAGTTGCTGTTAGAGACCCTTATGGATTTAGGCCTTTAGTTATGGGTAAAAGAAAGAATGGTGCTATTGTTTTTGCTAGTGAAACTTGTGCACTAGATTTAATTGAAGCAGATTATGTTAGGGAAGTTAATCCTGGTGAAGTTTTAATTGTTGATGAGAAAGATGGTATACAGTCCCTTTGTTTGGTGCCACACCCTGAACCGAAATCGTGTATTTTCGAACATATTTACTTTTCTTTACCGAATTCGGTTGTGTTTGGGAAGTCTGTTTACGAGTCTAGGAGGAAGTTTGGTGAGATTCTTGCTACCGAGAGTCCGGTGGATTGTGATGTCGTTATCGCAGTTCCGGACTCGGGTGTGGTGGCGGCGATCGGGTACGCAAATAAAGCGGGTGTACCGTTTCAGCAAGGGTTGATTCGGTCACATTATGTTGGGAGGACGTTTATCGAGCCGTCTCAAAGAATTAGGGATTTTGGGGTTAAGTTGAAGCTTTCGCCCGTTCGGGCAGTTTTGGAAGGGAAACGGATTGTGGTAGTTGACGATTCGATAGTTAGAGGGACGACTTCTTCCAAGATTGTTCGGTTGTTGAAAGAAGCGGGAGCAAAAGAGGTTCATATGCGAATCGCAAGCCCACCTATTATTGCTTCGTGTTATTATGGAGTTGATACACCAAGTCCTGGAGAGTTGATATCGAATAGGATGAGCGTTGAGGAGATTAGGGATTTCATTGGGTCGGATTCTTTAGCTTTTCTTGAAATTGATAGCTTGAAAAGGATGTTGGCTGCTGATTCGCCTAACTTTTGTTACGCCTGCTTTTCGGGTGATTATCCTGTGTTGCCGAGTGGTATTGTGAAAAAGGTTGGTGATTTTGTTGATGATGGGTTGAATGCAAGTATCGATTCGATTGATGGAGGTTGGCTTCAAGGATCCAAAGATAAGCAAGAAACGGATTTGGATGTGAATTATAAAGAAGAAGATGGTAAAGTTGCAGTCTAG